In Castor canadensis chromosome 11, mCasCan1.hap1v2, whole genome shotgun sequence, a single genomic region encodes these proteins:
- the LOC109696943 gene encoding protein CD300H-like gives MTPRDTAILALLLLQVPGCSALTGPSTVMGTVGESLSLQCQYEEKYKTFDKYWCRKLKSFSLICGEKVETKGSESRARKGRMSITDHPENLTFTVTLANLTLKDADFYWCGIGAPWIKGRDDSLRVEVFVIPAPTTSIPEDKTWTTTTTTTTKAVPFTTVAAESPTQESSSQEDYSESQGSGSLLSSVHFLLLVFLEVPLFLSLLSAVLWVNRPLRRPVGQNWLDYDNQ, from the exons ATGACTCCAAGAGACACAGCCATATTGGCTTTGCTACTCCTGCAAGTCCCAG GCTGTTCTGCTCTGACTGGCCCCAGCACAGTGATGGGCACTGTGGGAGAATCCTTGAGCCTGCAGTGTCAGTATGAGGAGAAATACAAGACATTCGACAAATACTGGTGCAGAAAGTTAAAGTCATTCTCACTAATTTGTGGCGAAAAAGTGGAGACCAAAGGCTCAGAGAGCAGAGCGAGGAAAGGCCGAATGTCCATCACAGACCATCCTGAAAACCTCACCTTCACAGTGACATTGGCGAATCTCACCCTGAAGGATGCTGACTTCTACTGGTGTGGGATCGGTGCACCATGGATCAAAGGAAGGGATGACTCCCTCAGGGTAGAGGTGTTTGTGATTCCAG CACCAACGACAAGTATCCCAGAAGACAAAACCTGGACAACCACAACCACAACCACAACCAAAGCTGTGCCATTCACCACCGTGGCAGCAGAGAGTCCTACCCAAGAATCCAGTAGCCAGGAGGACTATTCTGAGAGCCAGGGCTCAGG GTCCCTGCTGAGCAGTGTCCACTTCCTGCTCCTCGTCTTTCTGGAGGTGCCCCTGTTCCTGAGCCTGCTCAGTGCTGTTCTCTGGGTGAACAGGCCTCTGAGGCGCCCAGTGGGGCAGAATTGGCTGGATTATGACAACCAGTGA
- the Cd300lb gene encoding CMRF35-like molecule 7, which produces MWLSPALLLLSLTSCFSIHGPESVRGPEQGSVTVHCHYKPRWKTNSKWWCRGAYWKTCRILIQTSGSEQEEKSGRVSIRDNQRDHSFKVTMERLRQDDTDTYWCGIEKIGTDLGIRIKVTVDPVGTDTTSYKPHARTNVDSNMEVSFGSYKRTHYILLVFVKVPILLILAGAVLWLKGISEGPQGATEIASCRNLNPEFLTKDIAP; this is translated from the exons ATGTGGCTGTCCCCAGCTCTGCTCcttctcagcctcacaa GCTGTTTCTCCATCCATGGCCCAGAGTCTGTGAGAGGTCCAGAGCAGGGATCAGTGACCGTGCACTGTCACTATAAGCCAAGATGGAAGACCAACAGTAAATGGTGGTGTCGAGGAGCGTACTGGAAGACATGCAGGATCCTCATTCAAACTAGTGGATCAGAGCAAGAAGAGAAGAGTGGCCGCGTGTCCATCAGGGACAATCAGAGAGACCATTCATTCAAGGTGACCATGGAGAGGCTCAGGCAAGATGACACAGACACTTACTGGTGTGGAATTGAGAAAATTGGAACTGACCTTGGGATACGCATTAAAGTGACCGTCGAcccag TGGGAACAGATACCACGTCTTACAAACCACATGCCAGGACAAACGTAGACAGCAACATGGAGGTATCCTTTGGCTCCTACAAGAG GACTCACTACATTCTCCTGGTGTTTGTGAAGGTGCCTATTTTGCTCATCTTGGCTGGTGCTGTCCTCTGGTTGAAGGGCATCTCAGAAGGTCCCCAAGGAGCGACAGAAATAGCCAGCTGTAGGAATTTGAACCCTGAATTTCTGACCAAAGACATAGCTCCTTAG